One window from the genome of Pseudonocardia hierapolitana encodes:
- a CDS encoding GNAT family N-acetyltransferase, protein MGDVQIRELGQPGDLGWVVLAHGEQYAAEFGWDGSFEALVARIVADFGERHDPARERAWIAELDGRRVGCIFCVAGDEPGTAKLRILLVHPDARGHGVGTRLVDACVAFAREAGYQRVRLWTNDVLAAARRIYLAAGFRLVAEEPHHSFGANLVGQDYELDLSEAA, encoded by the coding sequence ATGGGCGACGTGCAGATCCGCGAGCTCGGGCAGCCGGGCGACCTCGGCTGGGTGGTGCTCGCGCACGGCGAGCAGTACGCGGCGGAGTTCGGCTGGGACGGCTCGTTCGAGGCGCTCGTGGCCCGGATCGTGGCCGACTTCGGCGAGCGCCACGATCCCGCACGCGAGAGGGCCTGGATCGCCGAGCTCGACGGCAGGCGCGTGGGCTGCATCTTCTGCGTGGCGGGCGACGAACCCGGCACGGCGAAGCTGCGGATCCTGCTGGTGCACCCGGACGCCCGGGGCCACGGTGTCGGCACGCGGCTCGTCGACGCCTGCGTGGCCTTCGCCCGCGAGGCGGGCTACCAGCGGGTGCGGCTCTGGACGAACGACGTGCTGGCCGCCGCCCGCCGGATCTACCTCGCCGCAGGCTTCCGGCTCGTGGCCGAGGAGCCGCACCACAGCTTCGGCGCGAACCTCGTGGGGCAGGACTACGAGCTCGACCTGTCCGAAGCGGCGTGA